Proteins from one Sphingomonas sp. HF-S4 genomic window:
- a CDS encoding GNAT family N-acetyltransferase, whose product MIETPRLILRGWRDSDREPFHAMSQDERVMATLGPLLWRDESDALIDRVQRILDDMGYTFWAVERRSDGAFLGFCGLKPGAEETPIEGEIEIGWRLAYDHWGRGYAREAAQASLDWGWANLDVPRIAAITSVDNDRSWGLMERLGMVRAPQDDFDHPKAVERLRRHVTYRIARGAVKPV is encoded by the coding sequence CGCGGCTGGCGCGACTCCGATCGCGAACCGTTTCATGCGATGAGCCAGGACGAGCGCGTGATGGCGACGCTCGGGCCGCTGCTGTGGCGCGACGAGAGCGATGCGCTGATCGATCGGGTGCAGCGCATTCTCGACGACATGGGCTACACCTTCTGGGCAGTCGAGCGGCGCAGCGACGGCGCGTTCCTGGGGTTTTGCGGGCTCAAGCCGGGTGCCGAGGAGACGCCGATCGAAGGCGAGATCGAGATCGGCTGGCGGCTCGCATACGACCATTGGGGGCGGGGCTATGCCCGCGAGGCGGCGCAGGCAAGCCTCGACTGGGGCTGGGCGAACCTCGACGTGCCGCGCATCGCCGCGATCACCAGCGTCGACAACGACCGCAGTTGGGGACTGATGGAGCGGCTGGGCATGGTCCGCGCGCCGCAGGACGATTTCGATCATCCCAAGGCGGTCGAACGGCTGCGTCGCCACGTCACCTATCGCATCGCGCGCGGCGCGGTTAAGCCCGTCTAA